One window of the Agrobacterium larrymoorei genome contains the following:
- a CDS encoding SDR family oxidoreductase codes for MSEKPVIIITGCSTGIGAYCAGALHRDGWRVFATVRRTEDLAALEGQGIEALIMDYSRPETISALVDEVAARTGGRIDALFNNGAYGQAGAVEDISVEVLRQQFETNVFGWHDLTCRVIPFMRRRGQGRIVHCSSILGLVPYRYRGAYNASKFALEGLGITLRMELEGSGIHVSLIEPGPIASNFTATALKHIKANIDTENSVHAQDYRRQLARLDGSGPVNKHKLGPEAVYKELHHALTARRPKPHYIVTRPAKQGALLKRLLPASLFYRLLRKFD; via the coding sequence ATGTCTGAAAAGCCGGTCATCATCATCACCGGATGCTCCACCGGGATCGGTGCTTATTGCGCGGGCGCGCTCCACCGCGATGGCTGGCGGGTCTTTGCCACGGTGCGCCGAACGGAAGATTTGGCGGCACTGGAAGGTCAGGGCATCGAGGCGCTCATCATGGACTACAGCCGGCCTGAGACCATCTCCGCGCTGGTCGATGAGGTGGCAGCCCGCACGGGCGGCAGGATCGATGCGCTGTTCAACAACGGCGCTTATGGACAGGCTGGCGCGGTGGAAGACATTTCTGTGGAGGTGCTGCGCCAGCAGTTCGAGACCAATGTCTTCGGCTGGCACGACCTGACCTGCCGTGTCATTCCATTCATGCGCAGACGCGGGCAGGGGCGAATCGTCCATTGCTCTTCCATTCTCGGCCTCGTGCCCTATCGATATCGCGGCGCTTACAACGCATCGAAATTTGCTTTGGAGGGGCTCGGCATCACCTTGCGCATGGAGCTTGAGGGCAGTGGCATTCATGTCAGCCTTATCGAGCCCGGCCCGATCGCTTCGAATTTTACGGCGACTGCTTTGAAGCATATCAAGGCCAATATCGATACCGAGAATTCGGTGCATGCGCAGGACTATCGACGCCAGCTTGCCCGGCTTGATGGCAGCGGGCCGGTCAACAAGCATAAGCTTGGCCCTGAAGCGGTGTACAAGGAATTGCATCACGCTTTGACCGCGCGTCGTCCAAAGCCGCACTACATCGTCACTCGGCCGGCAAAGCAGGGTGCATTATTGAAGCGACTTCTACCAGCTTCTCTATTTTACAGACTTCTACGCAAGTTCGACTAG
- a CDS encoding YihY/virulence factor BrkB family protein: protein MAAALSLARKVAYDAYIHFAEDDGWAMASHVALSGLLALFPFLIFGTALASFLGADQFSETAVHLIFDTWPEAIAGPLAAQVQQVLTIPRGGLLTISVLAAAYFASNGVEAIRISLNRAYRVTETRWWYVTRLLSLFYVVLAVIVFAGISIVLVAVPVALKFVETRSPLLTEVLQLVSNLGLYGTIVVLTVGLVAAHLWLPAGRRKLWDVLPGILLTMIFWIIGAAIFAYYLATFANYAATYAGLASVMIVLVFLYMVGVIFMLGAEVNAALMKYRVRRVVKAGIRTGSLRRALEADEAADI, encoded by the coding sequence ATGGCTGCCGCTTTAAGCCTCGCCCGCAAGGTTGCCTACGACGCCTATATCCACTTTGCCGAGGATGATGGTTGGGCCATGGCGAGCCACGTGGCGCTATCGGGTCTCTTGGCACTTTTCCCGTTTCTGATTTTCGGTACGGCGCTCGCAAGCTTCCTGGGTGCGGACCAGTTTTCCGAAACTGCTGTCCATCTGATCTTCGACACATGGCCGGAGGCAATCGCCGGGCCGCTTGCGGCTCAGGTTCAGCAGGTTTTGACGATACCGCGTGGCGGGCTCTTGACCATCTCGGTTCTGGCAGCCGCCTACTTCGCCTCCAACGGCGTGGAGGCCATTCGCATCTCGCTCAACCGTGCCTATCGCGTCACCGAAACCCGGTGGTGGTACGTCACGCGTCTGCTCAGCCTCTTTTACGTCGTGCTCGCCGTGATCGTCTTTGCCGGCATCAGCATCGTGCTGGTTGCCGTTCCCGTCGCGTTGAAATTCGTTGAAACCCGCTCGCCCCTTCTGACCGAGGTGTTGCAGTTGGTTTCCAACCTCGGCCTCTATGGAACGATCGTAGTGCTGACAGTCGGCCTCGTTGCCGCCCATCTCTGGCTACCGGCTGGCCGTCGCAAGCTGTGGGACGTACTGCCGGGCATTCTGCTGACGATGATTTTCTGGATCATTGGCGCGGCCATCTTTGCCTATTACCTTGCCACCTTCGCCAACTATGCCGCCACCTATGCCGGTCTGGCTTCTGTGATGATCGTCCTCGTGTTCCTTTACATGGTCGGCGTCATCTTCATGCTGGGCGCGGAAGTCAACGCGGCGCTGATGAAGTACCGCGTTCGCCGGGTGGTGAAGGCTGGCATCCGCACCGGCAGCCTGAGGCGGGCACTAGAGGCCGATGAGGCGGCGGACATCTGA
- the gluQRS gene encoding tRNA glutamyl-Q(34) synthetase GluQRS, translated as MAEDIMILPLRQNPVFRFAPSPNGQLHLGHALSAFLNHDMAVAQGGRFLLRVEDIDLTRCTPAFEQSIYQDLRWLGLRWEEPVRRQSEHFSQYRAALDRLIEMGLVYPAFMSRGEIKAFVSDYESAGRSWPRDPDGAPLYPPLDKARGFHEVEALLASGVKHAWRLDMDRALAQLSEPLAWTECGQGIDTRVQAHPAAWGDVVLSRSDAPSSYHLSVVVDDALQGVTKVVRGLDLFHATSVHRLLQVLLDLPVPDYHHHRLILGADGRKLSKSEGSAGLAVLREAGRTPSDVRRLIGL; from the coding sequence GTGGCAGAAGACATCATGATTTTACCCCTTCGTCAAAATCCGGTTTTTCGCTTCGCGCCCAGTCCCAACGGCCAACTGCATCTTGGGCATGCGCTTTCGGCCTTCCTGAACCATGACATGGCTGTCGCGCAAGGTGGGCGTTTTCTGCTGCGCGTCGAAGACATCGATCTGACGCGTTGTACACCTGCCTTCGAACAGAGCATCTATCAGGATTTGCGTTGGCTCGGCTTGCGTTGGGAGGAACCGGTTCGGCGGCAGTCGGAGCATTTTTCGCAATATCGGGCAGCACTTGATCGTCTTATCGAGATGGGGCTGGTCTATCCTGCCTTCATGAGCCGTGGCGAGATCAAGGCCTTCGTCTCGGACTACGAATCGGCCGGTCGAAGCTGGCCGCGCGATCCGGATGGCGCACCGCTTTATCCGCCGTTGGACAAGGCGCGGGGCTTTCATGAGGTCGAAGCTTTGTTGGCGTCTGGCGTGAAACATGCGTGGCGGCTGGACATGGACAGAGCCTTGGCACAGCTCTCTGAGCCGTTGGCCTGGACCGAGTGCGGGCAGGGCATTGATACTCGGGTTCAAGCGCATCCGGCGGCGTGGGGCGATGTGGTGCTGTCGCGATCCGACGCTCCATCCAGCTATCACCTTTCCGTCGTTGTTGATGACGCGCTTCAGGGCGTGACGAAGGTTGTGCGCGGGCTCGATTTATTCCACGCCACCTCGGTCCACCGTCTGCTTCAGGTGCTGTTGGATCTGCCTGTACCGGATTATCACCACCACCGCCTCATCTTGGGCGCGGATGGGCGCAAGCTGTCGAAGAGCGAGGGCAGCGCAGGCCTGGCAGTCCTGCGCGAGGCCGGTCGCACGCCGTCAGATGTCCGCCGCCTCATCGGCCTCTAG
- a CDS encoding DNA-3-methyladenine glycosylase family protein yields the protein MKIIQSMADIEEGVSALRLIDPRLEPVIDQAGSIPLRLNEAGFAGLAHIIVSQMVSRASADAIWRRMIAGTGVMTAERFLAVDEATLSSFGLSNAKRTTLLSLATVVAARELDLIGITNLEPTSAMHRLTALKGIGPWTAEVYLMFCGGHADIFPAGDVALQAAIMHAFELQARPTRQELVERTLSWSPWRSVAARIFWAYYASITRRDALPIA from the coding sequence ATGAAGATCATCCAATCCATGGCCGATATCGAGGAGGGCGTGTCCGCACTTCGCCTGATCGATCCCCGTCTGGAGCCCGTGATCGATCAGGCGGGTTCTATCCCGCTCAGGCTGAATGAGGCGGGTTTTGCCGGATTGGCGCATATCATCGTTTCGCAGATGGTGTCTCGCGCCAGCGCCGATGCCATCTGGCGCCGCATGATCGCGGGAACGGGCGTGATGACGGCCGAGCGTTTTCTTGCCGTCGACGAGGCGACCCTCTCAAGCTTCGGCTTGTCCAATGCCAAACGCACGACGCTTTTGTCCCTCGCCACGGTCGTAGCCGCCAGAGAGCTGGACCTCATCGGCATCACCAACCTCGAACCGACCAGCGCGATGCACCGATTAACCGCGTTGAAAGGCATCGGACCTTGGACGGCCGAGGTCTATCTGATGTTTTGCGGCGGGCACGCGGATATCTTCCCGGCAGGTGATGTGGCGCTTCAGGCCGCCATCATGCACGCATTCGAATTGCAAGCACGTCCGACCCGACAAGAGCTCGTCGAAAGAACACTTTCCTGGTCGCCATGGCGCTCGGTCGCCGCGCGCATTTTCTGGGCCTACTACGCCTCGATCACGCGGCGCGATGCGCTGCCGATTGCCTGA
- a CDS encoding HNH endonuclease → MTIAVSPQALPALVLNADYRPLSYYPLSLWSWQDAIKAVFLDRVNIIAEYDHAVCSPSFSMRLPSVVSLKTYVQPTRNPAFTRFNVFLRDKFECQYCGSRDDLTFDHVVPRAHGGETTWHNVVAACSPCNLKKGSKLPKQAGMFPHQHPYQPTVQDLHNNGRSFPPNYLHESWMDYLYWDTELQP, encoded by the coding sequence TTGACGATTGCAGTTTCACCACAGGCCCTGCCCGCGCTCGTACTGAACGCAGACTATAGGCCACTGAGTTATTATCCCTTGTCGCTCTGGTCCTGGCAGGACGCGATCAAGGCAGTCTTCCTCGACCGTGTGAACATCATCGCGGAATATGACCACGCGGTGTGCTCTCCCAGTTTTTCGATGCGATTGCCGAGCGTCGTCAGCTTGAAGACCTATGTCCAGCCCACGCGAAACCCCGCCTTCACCCGCTTCAACGTGTTCCTTCGCGACAAGTTCGAGTGCCAGTATTGCGGATCTCGCGACGATCTGACATTCGACCACGTCGTCCCCCGCGCCCATGGCGGAGAGACGACATGGCACAATGTCGTCGCAGCCTGCTCTCCCTGCAACCTGAAAAAGGGCAGCAAGCTACCGAAACAGGCCGGCATGTTCCCGCACCAGCATCCCTACCAGCCAACAGTGCAGGACTTGCACAATAATGGGCGGTCCTTCCCGCCGAACTACCTGCACGAAAGCTGGATGGACTATCTCTACTGGGACACCGAATTGCAGCCCTGA
- a CDS encoding disulfide bond formation protein B, giving the protein MTYVASAEKSRSVSAVLVTAGMIFTVGSALGFQHIGGYTPCALCLLQRDPYYYAIPIGILAIVTSVFKLPVALTRVLLVLIGVAMLIGLGLGVYHSGVEWGFWAGPTTCSTGAPSITTNAGNLLSDLNAIKAPSCNEAALRVLGLSFAGWNVIASAVLAGIAFWGASRKSV; this is encoded by the coding sequence ATGACCTATGTAGCCTCAGCAGAAAAAAGCCGTTCTGTCTCGGCGGTGCTCGTCACTGCGGGCATGATCTTTACAGTTGGGTCGGCGCTTGGTTTCCAGCATATTGGCGGTTACACGCCTTGCGCGCTTTGCCTGCTGCAGCGTGATCCTTACTATTACGCCATTCCGATTGGTATCCTGGCCATCGTCACCAGTGTCTTCAAGCTGCCGGTTGCCTTAACCCGGGTATTGCTCGTCCTGATCGGTGTTGCCATGCTGATCGGTCTTGGGCTCGGCGTTTATCATTCGGGCGTGGAATGGGGCTTTTGGGCTGGCCCAACGACTTGCTCCACGGGCGCGCCGTCGATCACCACCAACGCCGGTAATCTCTTGAGCGATCTCAATGCGATCAAGGCGCCATCCTGTAATGAGGCAGCACTTCGGGTGCTCGGACTTTCCTTCGCGGGTTGGAACGTGATTGCGAGCGCGGTACTGGCTGGGATCGCCTTCTGGGGCGCAAGCCGTAAGAGCGTCTGA
- a CDS encoding helix-turn-helix domain-containing protein — protein MSFEIDVSPKELAGAEFVAKLGRALQRALLARKGQGKFTQQELALRLDIDRARVNRCFSGYANLTAESIGEIAWAMDAVPDIAFSFDNGQSQHAVQIIEFKSKSETNLEARKVLTLGTGSLSQQNVWVVVHHQQKHYSLPINFEHNERGNSAKIVNDQSRNWELLNLD, from the coding sequence ATGTCTTTTGAAATAGACGTATCCCCTAAGGAGCTTGCCGGAGCAGAGTTTGTTGCAAAGCTCGGCAGGGCACTCCAGCGCGCGTTATTGGCTAGAAAAGGACAGGGTAAATTTACCCAACAAGAACTTGCTTTACGTCTTGATATCGATCGCGCACGCGTTAATCGCTGCTTTTCGGGTTATGCGAACCTCACTGCTGAAAGCATCGGTGAGATAGCTTGGGCGATGGATGCAGTTCCGGATATTGCGTTCAGTTTTGACAACGGACAGTCGCAACATGCTGTCCAAATCATCGAGTTTAAAAGCAAATCGGAGACAAATCTTGAAGCCAGAAAGGTGCTCACCCTAGGCACAGGATCTCTGTCACAGCAAAACGTTTGGGTTGTTGTTCACCACCAGCAAAAGCATTATTCGTTGCCTATCAATTTTGAGCACAATGAGAGAGGCAACTCTGCGAAGATCGTAAACGATCAATCCAGAAACTGGGAGTTACTTAACCTTGATTAA
- a CDS encoding tyrosine-type recombinase/integrase: protein MPEVKIKLPKGVSLDRDFRTREPRYYFRAPGKSKVRLRETPGTKEFEEEVACARLGVAYVKPGTVEEPPLLVRKAKEGTFEWLATEYKRRIGDKINPGLYGRRARMFEEICDSKLGKTRRGDLPYAEMLRRHVVEIRDELRDTPGARNHVIKTISALYSWAIEVGLAETNPASKIKPLDVDKATHTWTVDEIRQYESVHGPGTRARLMLHLAMYTGLRLADLSKIGRQHVRNGWLSIRPGKTRKSSGVNVDLPVLPALQATIDECKTGKMTFLITEFGKPFTVNGLGNKMRDWCDEAQLFHCSTHGLRKAGATIAAENGATDEELMAIYGWVTKAQTTTYTKNANRKRIAKKAVEKLMPEQNDKEVAYTADKAPKSKSA, encoded by the coding sequence ATGCCAGAAGTGAAAATTAAGCTCCCGAAAGGCGTGAGCCTTGATCGCGATTTCCGCACTCGCGAACCGCGTTACTATTTCCGCGCTCCAGGTAAATCGAAAGTTCGGCTGCGAGAGACGCCGGGCACAAAGGAATTTGAAGAAGAGGTGGCATGCGCCCGCCTCGGTGTTGCCTACGTAAAACCCGGCACAGTAGAAGAACCTCCCTTGTTGGTCCGAAAGGCCAAGGAAGGCACGTTCGAATGGCTGGCAACGGAATACAAGCGACGCATTGGGGACAAGATCAATCCCGGCCTGTATGGCCGACGCGCTAGAATGTTTGAAGAGATTTGCGATAGTAAGCTTGGCAAAACGAGGCGCGGCGACCTTCCTTACGCGGAGATGCTTCGGCGGCATGTTGTAGAAATCCGTGACGAGCTGCGAGACACGCCAGGGGCGCGCAATCACGTCATCAAAACGATTTCGGCCTTGTACTCTTGGGCAATTGAAGTGGGTCTTGCCGAAACCAATCCAGCTTCGAAAATCAAGCCGCTTGACGTAGACAAAGCCACTCACACATGGACCGTCGATGAAATCCGACAGTACGAGTCCGTGCATGGACCCGGCACCAGAGCGCGCCTGATGCTGCACCTCGCCATGTATACCGGCTTGCGCCTTGCCGACCTTTCGAAGATTGGCAGACAGCACGTTCGCAATGGCTGGCTTTCGATCCGGCCCGGTAAGACGCGCAAATCCAGCGGCGTGAATGTTGACTTACCCGTACTGCCTGCGCTCCAGGCAACGATTGATGAATGCAAGACTGGAAAAATGACCTTCTTGATAACCGAGTTCGGCAAGCCGTTCACGGTCAACGGTCTCGGCAACAAGATGAGGGATTGGTGCGACGAAGCCCAGCTATTCCATTGTTCCACGCATGGACTGCGAAAAGCAGGCGCGACCATCGCCGCAGAAAACGGCGCGACCGATGAAGAGTTGATGGCAATTTATGGATGGGTAACGAAGGCACAGACCACGACTTACACCAAAAACGCCAATAGAAAGCGGATCGCAAAGAAGGCGGTTGAAAAGCTGATGCCGGAACAAAATGACAAAGAAGTTGCCTACACAGCTGATAAGGCACCTAAGTCAAAAAGCGCGTAA
- a CDS encoding LexA family protein produces MEWWQRLQQAVDEKGWTKTELSARSGIPYDSINKYLRGDINQPRGNNMEKMADALSVPLLWLRDGLSVTSNQNVTPVAGRLVPVAIIGKVEAGTFREVDSFDQSDRETISLPPDDRFPNARQMIFDVSGDSMNDLKPRPILDGDRIVTVSYEDVANQVVLRDGMVVVVERSKDGGQTREWSVKQIEIYEDRTEFHPRSANPRHKPIIIKRDYHSDDGVQVEIIGIARRIINDLNF; encoded by the coding sequence ATGGAATGGTGGCAAAGATTACAGCAGGCTGTAGACGAAAAGGGCTGGACGAAGACGGAGCTTTCCGCCCGCTCCGGTATTCCTTACGACAGCATCAACAAATATCTTCGAGGCGACATTAACCAGCCACGCGGTAACAACATGGAGAAAATGGCGGATGCCTTAAGTGTTCCGCTGCTCTGGTTGCGCGATGGTTTAAGCGTTACCTCGAACCAGAACGTTACCCCCGTGGCCGGGCGTCTTGTGCCGGTGGCAATTATCGGGAAGGTGGAAGCGGGTACATTTCGTGAGGTCGATAGTTTCGATCAAAGCGATCGTGAGACTATTTCTTTACCCCCGGATGATCGCTTCCCCAATGCTCGTCAGATGATCTTTGATGTGTCTGGCGACTCCATGAATGACCTGAAGCCTCGCCCAATCTTGGACGGCGATCGGATCGTTACCGTCTCATATGAAGACGTTGCTAACCAGGTCGTTCTACGCGACGGTATGGTGGTAGTAGTCGAAAGATCGAAAGACGGCGGACAGACACGAGAGTGGTCTGTAAAGCAGATCGAAATATACGAAGACAGAACGGAGTTTCATCCCCGCTCTGCAAATCCCAGACATAAGCCGATCATAATTAAAAGAGATTACCATAGCGATGACGGCGTGCAGGTCGAAATTATTGGTATCGCCCGCCGCATCATCAATGATCTAAACTTCTAG
- a CDS encoding carph-isopro domain-containing protein yields MILDFKSTNTANMDGKTNLTVAQVIEKAGGAKQIADASQRFGEPFSKDAVYKWLKSGIPDRHWAIIISLSGLSVETIYGANVDARSPENQVSFKEAAE; encoded by the coding sequence TTGATATTGGATTTTAAATCCACTAATACTGCGAACATGGATGGGAAAACGAATCTCACAGTTGCGCAGGTAATCGAAAAGGCGGGCGGAGCGAAGCAGATCGCCGACGCAAGCCAGCGCTTTGGCGAACCGTTTTCTAAGGATGCTGTTTACAAGTGGCTCAAGAGCGGGATTCCCGACCGCCACTGGGCAATAATTATTTCGCTATCAGGTCTTTCGGTTGAGACAATTTACGGTGCTAACGTTGATGCCCGGTCCCCCGAAAACCAAGTTTCGTTTAAGGAGGCCGCAGAATGA
- a CDS encoding DUF2312 domain-containing protein, translated as MAGDYDPYAIGGKPSDEGPRERVGASVGAGTSAANELRAIIERMERLAEEKSAIGDDEKAEMANAKARGFDTKAIRKIIKLRKQDPAQRTNEQTVLETYMAALGMLEDEQ; from the coding sequence ATGGCTGGCGATTACGACCCTTACGCCATAGGCGGCAAACCCTCAGACGAAGGCCCACGCGAGCGCGTTGGCGCATCGGTCGGCGCGGGAACCTCTGCCGCGAATGAGCTTCGCGCGATCATCGAACGCATGGAGCGCCTTGCGGAAGAGAAGAGCGCCATCGGCGACGATGAAAAAGCGGAAATGGCGAACGCCAAGGCGCGCGGCTTCGACACGAAGGCCATTCGAAAGATCATCAAGCTTCGCAAGCAAGACCCTGCGCAGAGAACCAACGAACAAACGGTGCTGGAAACCTACATGGCGGCGCTGGGCATGCTGGAGGATGAGCAATGA
- a CDS encoding MT-A70 family methyltransferase — protein MSVNGLPLPGEVGLSIVAAAVRDGKYRCEKPNEVVAACKAVANRYLTRDRKDGNLFRPGDNAIELIDRARELGKLPQADAVAIPARKVAILRDPQTIDAGDRLRELDEKTVLALMDSFKNHGQQSPIIVYGKETDVAVRLGAGGHRLETCRRLGVHVLCFHNDGDELDRQLCEIDENLIRADLTPSDRALFLARRKEIYLVKHPETAVGENQHTRVRQIGEGSEAKRFTAATAEATGQKERTVQRDIERGEKISVKALQMLRGTRHDKGVTLDQMKRLETHEAQERFARGLIDADKAIAAESKEIRTIQQASNRESRLRMVSLIAEHGRKGGEDMPRAAYPIGYADPPWEQEAWSDETGQDKGLRYPSMTVDAIKALCAGEKSPFTRDAVLLLWVTANRLPDGLAVLEAWGFQFVTSLVWDKVNIGMGRWSRDRHESLLIGKRGSLSLAPLMGTQPPSLYSEPKTEHSRKPVWYAEQIDRLWPDVRKLELFQRKDSLAEDDVRLNGTWDFWGNQAGTPEGGVK, from the coding sequence ATGAGTGTCAACGGCCTTCCTCTTCCCGGCGAAGTCGGTCTTTCCATCGTTGCTGCGGCTGTTCGCGATGGTAAGTACCGCTGCGAGAAGCCCAATGAAGTTGTTGCGGCTTGCAAGGCTGTGGCGAACCGCTACCTCACGCGCGACCGTAAAGACGGCAACCTGTTCCGCCCCGGTGATAACGCAATCGAGTTGATTGACCGGGCGCGTGAGCTGGGCAAGCTCCCGCAGGCGGACGCGGTTGCAATTCCCGCCCGGAAAGTCGCCATCCTGCGCGATCCGCAGACAATCGATGCGGGCGACCGGCTGCGAGAACTGGACGAAAAGACAGTTCTTGCCCTGATGGATTCCTTCAAGAATCACGGGCAACAGTCTCCGATCATCGTCTACGGCAAGGAAACGGATGTAGCCGTTCGGCTGGGGGCTGGTGGGCACCGCTTGGAAACCTGCCGCCGCCTCGGCGTTCATGTTCTCTGCTTTCATAATGATGGCGACGAACTGGACCGGCAGCTTTGCGAGATTGACGAAAACCTGATCCGCGCTGATCTGACGCCGTCCGACCGGGCGTTGTTTCTGGCGCGGCGCAAGGAAATCTATCTCGTCAAGCACCCGGAAACGGCGGTTGGCGAAAATCAGCATACGAGGGTTCGCCAAATTGGCGAAGGCTCCGAAGCCAAACGATTTACCGCCGCAACGGCTGAGGCGACGGGTCAGAAAGAACGCACAGTTCAACGCGATATAGAGCGCGGCGAGAAGATTTCCGTAAAGGCATTGCAGATGCTACGCGGCACGCGTCACGACAAGGGTGTGACGCTGGACCAAATGAAACGCCTAGAAACCCACGAAGCGCAAGAGCGTTTCGCGCGTGGATTGATAGACGCCGATAAGGCGATTGCAGCCGAAAGCAAGGAAATCCGCACAATCCAGCAGGCCAGCAACCGTGAATCGCGGCTGCGCATGGTCAGTCTGATTGCAGAGCATGGCCGCAAGGGTGGCGAGGACATGCCGCGCGCCGCCTATCCCATTGGTTACGCCGATCCGCCTTGGGAGCAAGAGGCATGGAGTGACGAAACCGGTCAGGACAAGGGTCTACGTTATCCATCAATGACTGTGGATGCCATCAAGGCGCTCTGCGCTGGCGAGAAATCGCCATTCACGCGTGACGCGGTGTTGCTGCTTTGGGTGACCGCCAATCGCCTACCAGATGGCCTTGCGGTGCTTGAAGCGTGGGGCTTTCAGTTCGTGACATCCTTGGTGTGGGACAAGGTCAACATCGGCATGGGCCGCTGGTCCCGTGACCGTCACGAAAGCCTTTTGATCGGTAAGCGTGGCTCCCTCTCGCTTGCGCCTCTTATGGGAACGCAGCCGCCAAGCCTCTATTCCGAACCCAAGACAGAACATAGCCGAAAGCCTGTCTGGTATGCGGAACAGATTGACCGGCTTTGGCCGGACGTTCGAAAGCTGGAGCTTTTTCAACGCAAGGACAGTCTTGCGGAAGACGATGTTCGCCTGAACGGCACGTGGGATTTTTGGGGTAATCAGGCCGGAACGCCGGAAGGCGGTGTGAAGTGA
- a CDS encoding type II toxin-antitoxin system HicB family antitoxin → MLFKYMASVEDDPDGGFVVTFADVPEAITAGETREEALTNAREALGLALRGILQEGGNLPEPVSTKGTPVSVEADVALKLGVIQAFKASGISKSELARRIGRDEKEARRILDPDQATKIGVLQEALRMLGMEVTVSVQRAA, encoded by the coding sequence ATGCTCTTCAAATACATGGCGAGTGTCGAGGACGATCCCGATGGTGGTTTCGTTGTGACGTTCGCAGATGTGCCCGAAGCCATCACGGCGGGCGAAACCAGAGAAGAAGCGCTTACCAATGCGCGTGAAGCTCTTGGCCTCGCCCTTCGTGGCATCCTTCAGGAAGGCGGCAACCTTCCTGAACCGGTTTCCACAAAAGGAACGCCGGTTTCTGTCGAGGCAGATGTTGCCCTCAAGCTGGGAGTGATACAGGCGTTTAAGGCGTCCGGTATTTCCAAAAGTGAGTTGGCGCGACGCATCGGTAGGGATGAAAAGGAAGCACGCAGAATTCTTGATCCGGACCAAGCGACCAAGATTGGCGTACTTCAGGAGGCTTTGCGAATGTTGGGAATGGAAGTCACCGTTTCCGTCCAACGCGCGGCATAA